GGGCTTTGGTTTGAATGAGCCTGGCCCAGCAAAGATAAAGTTTACactgttaattttttatttaaaatattaaatttggaaattttctaaatttttattattatttgtagaaAAAAccgaatttattaatattttattaatttaatttatatactcAAATCTTATAAACTAGGAAATATATGGagtaaattatatgtttttttgaagTGATTaagcagaatttttttttgtttaattttaattttaaatttgagatAGTTATTGATAATTAgctttttattttgtaactttATATGATTCTATTGAGTTTATTATTAGATTTCcttcaattaaaatataaaccATATTTTGTGTGGTCCTTGCTTTTTGTGCTACAATATTAAAatacctttatttatttattggataaaaataataataaaaaaagcccACTTTCCATTCTTTACTCTAATGGGTGACATAACAAagttaaaaattcataaataaaaaaataaaatacaactaatgaaaactttgacataaaaaaaaaacattgtgaaGAAGTCCATTAACTCAAAAGTAGCTTTTCCAAGCCATTTATGTTTGTCAATAGATGCAAAAATGGGtgaaaacacattaaaatttgctggtaaaataataaaattcatcTCCATGTTTCTTATGACTCAAACTTGtcacagaaaaaaaaagtataacaaatTTTGATcctcaaacaagagaaaaactAATCTAATCTAATCGTAAGTTAATTCGGTTTGCTTAACTTGATCCACATTGCAACAGACACCATAGAACTCATTGAAGATTTCATGTGGGATGATCAACAGTGGAGTATTGGTAGAAATGGAGCACTGCAGCTTCATTCTGATTTTGTCATCGGAATCTTCAGTAACACCACCTTCAGTAACACCGACTTCAGCTGGACGGAGAACACGATCATATATCATGTATCCCGACTGCCACAAACATAATGTGAAACGAATAACGTTAGAATGTATCATCGAGAAAATATGTAAGATATGTATAAATGATACCAAAGACAAAATGGATAAAAGCAAAAGATGTATGTAATTTCACTAGTTTGGCTCAATTTGTTTCGCTTTGACACAGTTGATAAACAAATGGAGGACATACCTTCAAAACAGCAGCAACGGTACCAGAAGGCTTCGAGGCATCAGGAACTTGGAACATGGCGTGATGTCTGTTGGGGTCAAAGCGCTCATTGATAGGATCGAATTTCTCAACCCCGAACTTCTTGAACACCTGGAAGCAGCCATCGATCATTTAGTTTCAATCCCAAATATCATAATAGTAACAATTCATAACcacaatgcaaaaaaaaaaaacaacataatccAAAAAAGACGTATCATGCACTATCTGAAAACTTGACTAATGACACTCAACATACAATATGAATAAGACAAAGGCAAAGATAAGAGGAAAATAAGATTAAAGTAGAATAAAAGCAATTTCTATTTTCAAGCTTTTATTTCACCGCACATGAGAGAGAAATATTATTTGGTAAGATATTATAAGCACACAGGGGAGCCACTGCTAGTTTTTCAATAACTTGAAACACATTGTGAACATGCCTGAAAAGATTTACATTTACAGGTGCCCAACACATTCAAGCTTTTTTAATGGATGGATACTTGTATCACTCTAATCATTGGAAAGTTTATTAGCACAGGTGCTTCCCAtcaaattaaacataattaaatttttaacttaTCCTGTAGTTATCCCATAACTAGAAAGACTAACATGAAACCAAAGTCCTGACTCATTGTTAAATAGCTGAACACATATAAAGAGATATAGCAACAAACCTCTGCAAGTTGTTTGTCAGTCATTTCAACACCCTCTAGGAGTGTCTTCAGAAGTGGTACAGCTCCAGCTGAGTCCTTAGATGAATCAATCTTCAAAAAGCTTTCCTTCACAACAGATGAAGCTCTTCCAAGATTATCAGCAACATCCAGTAGATTCTTCGCAAAGTTCTGTATTACATACAATATGAAACACATAAGCATACACAGCAATGaggaaaaacaagtaaataaaagcAAATCTATATTCGCAACAGATAGCACTAAACTGTAAACATACCTGAATTGcaaatttttttgagttttcgGCCTCACGCTTGGTTCTGCCCAGGACATTCTCCATTTCAGCATAGGTTCTAAGTATTTTATCTTGCATTTGCTCAAGCTCCTTGTGTTTTATCTTCAGTAATTCTTCCTTCTCTGCAACTAGCTGAACTAGATCCCCCATAGACAATTCAGTCTCTTCATCTGAACAAGACAGGAAAAGAAAAGCAGTTGGTTTAACAACATTTTCTTCATAGCAGATTAAGTCTTAGGATACTGAATTCAAAATCAGGAAACCTGAATCTCCTGTTTTCTCTGATGGAGAGGAATCAACATTTGTTTTAGTAGATTCAGTCTGTTTTCCATCATCAGATACATGATCTGAATCACCGTTTGTTGGGCTTTTCTCCTTATCAGTTGGTTGAGGAGATGCAGAGGATGAAAACCAATAATGTCGAATACTAGAACTGATTGGGAGTAAATAACCCAATTGCACAGTCCTGCTGCTACAGGGTTGGAACTGCCAATGGAGAGAAGAACATAAGCAAACTATATTATCACTATGCTTTCCTTCAGTTatcaattaaatcaaatcagaCCACATACATGTAAGTGACCATAATCTCAAACTATAAACATTATCAACATCAGTGGACATAAGTGGTCACAAACAGCTATACAACTACGAAAGTGGCAATGGCACCATATCCAGGAAGACATATCCATACATGGAAATCGAGAAAGGAGATCGAAAAAACTTTGATGAATGTACAATGAAAACTGTGACAGCAATAAATTATTCAGCTTACTGATATAAGGAAAATTTAAACCTTTTCTCACATCCATGTTGTTTAGCATGCCCTTTGCATGAACTATGGCAAGACATGTTTAAGCAAGAACAAGTCGACCTATTCAATAAACAAGTACCAAatttaaatcacttcaataagAACATATTAATCTAATGAATAAAACAATACAAATCTATGTCAAAAACCCTATCAACATATGCTTTAAAAACTTTGAAACTAAAGCCGTTGTAAACCTTAtcattaacaataaaaacactcaAACTCAGCATCCTATGAACAACTCCTGAGCAAAGTGGACTTTGACATACCATCAAAAAGTTTAATCATTCGATTGTTTCTATGCCGCATTGAatacacaaataaatatatataaataaataaataagtagtaGCCAAAAAAGGGAATTTcctaaaaaccctaaaccctacaAATCGTTGAGCTTGACTATATGCATAATTTACCATTCAATCACAATTCAATAGATACACAACAATCATAACAGGGGAAGAAAGCAACCCAACTTCTCGGTTTAACACTTGAAAATTCAAACCGGATCATCACAAAAAACGCAAAAACAATCAAGAAATTTCACAAAAGATCAAAACTTTCTACAAAACTAAGAACACAAACACATAAACAAACCATAACGGAGCCACAGATCCACCTTAGATAAAGGACTCGAATTCCATTCGCTCACAGTATGGAATCCATTGGAGATGGTCCAAAACGGTTCCTGCGGAGCAGAAACAGAGACCAGACCTTGGCGGCCGATTGCATACCTCGGGATCCGAGCAAAAACCCTAGAAGCCATGGCCGCTTTCTCCGTGTTAGGATTCAGGAAGCGATCCAAGagcgcgagagagagagagaacgaaGGTTGTAGGCGAGAAAGGCTTGCGAAAGAGGTAATAGAAACATATCTTTTCAATTGGACGATAATGCCCCTGAGTGTCTCATGAATGAGAATCAAAAGAATAGTTCCATTTTTCAGTGTAATTTTTTAGAAGTTTTGGGGGTAATTTGGGAACTTAAGTGTTTAGGGCATTGCTACCCGCTGGCGAAGGATCGAGATTTTTAGGACCAGATAATTGCAGATACACCCTCATAAATTATCTTAATACATTTAAATCCCCAGAATTTGCATATATAACCTTatgaaaaaacatatttatatacaaaaacttccatcaaaatcataattatatatatgaactttcaataaaaatgagaaatacaACCATGAGATATGTAACTTGGAGTTTTTATTGATGCAAATTGCAAAGGAATGTGAACCATTTTTGCCATCAAATAAACATTACAAGCAAGTTGTTTTTGTACAAGTAATGACAAATGTTTTAGTATCAAATGAGGAAGTAGATTAAGCCACACATTAAGCAATGGAGATCTTTAATGAAGATTTGGTGAGCCACAGCGATCAGGGATCGTTTGTCTTCGACACTAAGTAAGCTTCCGCCGTCCCAACATCGTCGGATTATATACATAAACCTCCATCGCCACTGTTTGACACAAATACCATGTCAATGCAAAGAATAAGACACAGCAAGTGATATAAATGAAGAGGAGGGATTATACTTTGTAATTTGCAACATTCCTTTGAATTATAGGATTGGACTGCAATTTTGAAGAACAGATTGACGAGAACATGAAAACAATAACTCGAACAGAAAGTgatatgtaaaagatcaaacaGTCTGCTGACTTTCATATCATCTGGACGATCGATAACATTTCTGTGCGAGAGTACAAATTGGCTCAAGTATGTTCTAAGAATGATGTAACAATGATTAATAGAATCAACTTTCTGAATAAAAAAcctgataattttttatgtgcTTCAGACCTCAACAAAGCTAAAGCTTTCCGGAGACGTGCACATATAGCAGCTCAACTGGTTCTTCGATTATTTGTAGTTCTTCATTATCCGAACTATTTGTATTGTCCTCAGGATCAAGATCGtctattttcatttgtttaccATCCATTAAAGCAACATTTTTCAAAGTCATCAGGATCTGGTGCGTCGCAGTTCTTTCTAGGAAGCACGGGTTTGACTGGCAAACCATTGCCAACTGATATACTAGTTTCAGCATCATCAATAGGTGCAACAATTGATGAATCATCAGGATCAGGTTTGTTGATAGTCTGACAATGTTCTTGTGTGTTTGCATGGTCTGAGCCATCATAAGGATCAGGTTCATCATTCACAGTTGGTTCTCTTATGATGTTGATATGTGTCCCGTTTTCTCTAATATCCAATATATCATCAGGGTTGGGCTCAGCATTTAGCTTTTCCTGATCAATTCTCAGCTCATTGTCATCAGGATAAGGTTCAGTTGCACAGTTATCTTTTGTGATCATTACATTTGTAGAAGCTTTTGAGGAATGGTAGTAAGCAGAAGTGACAGAAGAAGCACAAGCAGTGGCTAGTGCATTTGAGCCTCCCCCAAGTTTTTGACCTCCATAACCTGTCACTGTTTCAGAACCAATATCATCGTCATAGTAATCCGAGACCTTCCAATCACTCAAAGTAAGAGCTTTTAAATTTGTCCAATCCAAGCTTACAGCTTCTTGGTTCAACTGTGTTTATAGTGAACTTTGGTCGAATAAGCAACTAGTTAAAGAATGAATATCTGTTTATCCAGGGCATAAAAACTGGCATCATGTTCAGAGCACACCATGTGAGcctgaaaaaaacaaaagaaaaagaaagataaattatgaaataattcAATAGAAAGTAAACCAAGCAATACTCAGTTTGAAAATGCATACAAGTTCATGTAAGAGAGTCTTCTTATGCTTTCATATTTCCTGAATACTTGAGATCATATGTCTGAAGACGCAAGGATATCTCCTcttcagaaaacaaaaaaacccacAGTATTCCAATCCCTCTCTCTATCTCCCTACTAGTCACCATCCATCTCTAGTTCTCATTTACCTTATAGAACCCAAGAATACTTTTAGGGCCGATGCCAACATATCCTTCAGGTGCCATTTCTGTCATGATTCCCACCCTCCAATGGTGCtgataagaaaacaagaaatgtAAATTAACATGGGAGGCAAAGGATTCACAGGATAGACATTATGGACATTCTCATAGCCATTACCTTGTTCATGATGGCCACAATTCCTGGATAACAGGCAAGCATGTGCATTCTTTTCAATGCTTCTGAAGGTGGTGGATTCAGCTGAAGAGAAACCAAGAATTAAATAACATGGGGATGTTAGAGAAGGCaaggtccttttttttttttttggttaaccATTTTTATGGTTCTCTGGTAGAGCTACTCACAAAGAAACTGAGAGCTTCTGCATCTAAAATATATCAACAAATAATGAATGTGATATCAGAATTAGAAAACCAACAACTGACCTCAATCCCTGTGATATCAAGTGTCCGGAAATTGCCAAAGATGTAAGGCCCTGTAGGTAATTTCAGAAAAACTATAGGTCTACCGATTCATTGTCTCATTCAATTCTCCTCATCAAAACCAGCTATTCTTTAATCAGGCTTTGAACTATTTTCTGATACCTTAATTTCATTGTCAAACATACCCATCATTCTTATGGGTTTACCCTACAacagaatgaaaaataaaccagATAATCATTTCAACATGTTTGGAACTTTCGACATAAAATAAGCACCATATATAAGGTATCTATCACATCCAATAAGAATCAATACGTAAATATGACCTGGTTGTATAGTAGATGAATATGGGAAAAGTACATACTTGCTTCTGAACTCCAAACACACCAAACAAATAACCTCATTGGTTAAGACAA
This portion of the Dioscorea cayenensis subsp. rotundata cultivar TDr96_F1 chromosome 3, TDr96_F1_v2_PseudoChromosome.rev07_lg8_w22 25.fasta, whole genome shotgun sequence genome encodes:
- the LOC120282416 gene encoding grpE protein homolog 2, mitochondrial, with product MASRVFARIPRYAIGRQGLVSVSAPQEPFWTISNGFHTVSEWNSSPLSKFQPCSSRTVQLGYLLPISSSIRHYWFSSSASPQPTDKEKSPTNGDSDHVSDDGKQTESTKTNVDSSPSEKTGDSDEETELSMGDLVQLVAEKEELLKIKHKELEQMQDKILRTYAEMENVLGRTKREAENSKKFAIQNFAKNLLDVADNLGRASSVVKESFLKIDSSKDSAGAVPLLKTLLEGVEMTDKQLAEVFKKFGVEKFDPINERFDPNRHHAMFQVPDASKPSGTVAAVLKSGYMIYDRVLRPAEVGVTEGGVTEDSDDKIRMKLQCSISTNTPLLIIPHEIFNEFYGVCCNVDQVKQTELTYD